The following are from one region of the Actinoplanes sp. L3-i22 genome:
- a CDS encoding Ltp family lipoprotein, with product MKKVLVSVSTAFLAVGLIGAAAPAQAQPIAAHTVVTSAVTTVSKSVVAPVSYSAASESVAQQNARRMAASYLKTMPFSRKGLIHQLVYEGFSTKIATYGVDKQHANWNTQAARMAASYLNTMPFSRQGLIDQLEFEGFTPAQARYGVKKVGL from the coding sequence TTGAAGAAGGTTTTGGTCTCCGTGTCGACAGCATTTCTCGCCGTGGGGCTCATCGGCGCCGCGGCGCCGGCGCAGGCCCAGCCCATCGCCGCTCATACGGTCGTGACCAGCGCTGTCACCACAGTTTCAAAATCCGTGGTCGCTCCTGTTTCGTATTCTGCGGCCAGTGAGTCAGTCGCACAGCAGAACGCCCGGCGCATGGCGGCATCCTACCTCAAGACTATGCCGTTCTCACGCAAAGGCCTTATCCACCAGCTGGTGTACGAGGGTTTTAGCACCAAGATCGCGACCTATGGTGTCGACAAGCAGCATGCGAACTGGAACACCCAGGCCGCCAGGATGGCGGCGTCCTACCTTAATACTATGCCGTTCTCACGCCAGGGCCTCATCGACCAGTTGGAATTCGAGGGGTTCACCCCGGCGCAGGCCAGGTACGGCGTAAAGAAGGTCGGTCTCTGA
- a CDS encoding DUF2510 domain-containing protein, which translates to MSNISPWDVDVQRSTGGAAVVTAQAARETAPAGWYADPSGVFAQRWWDGQQWTESVQPVPETVGVHPHQPTATGPIGQNFQQVPADPALQPAGPSQYVRSFGLQEEPSPPLALSGTMAGVSHERIDVAGLTLPEVSRKRRGRAMAIAGAVAAVLVGGPGAYITYNYTGLEDSCQDAIRIYANNQTIRMTKMSADAAADGIALSTVLKEIQFLPAQKDGLTEASMRASLIFSSTVGNGAVSFGQDNAMQVVCNATFGYRWNATAKGIDIDDL; encoded by the coding sequence ATGAGCAACATCTCGCCGTGGGATGTGGATGTCCAACGGTCTACGGGCGGTGCCGCCGTAGTGACTGCGCAGGCTGCTCGAGAGACTGCGCCTGCCGGTTGGTACGCCGATCCAAGTGGGGTTTTCGCACAGCGGTGGTGGGATGGACAACAGTGGACCGAATCCGTTCAGCCTGTGCCGGAAACGGTCGGAGTGCATCCCCACCAACCGACAGCGACCGGCCCTATAGGGCAGAATTTCCAACAGGTACCCGCTGATCCCGCACTGCAGCCGGCAGGCCCATCACAATATGTGCGGTCCTTTGGGCTCCAGGAGGAACCGAGCCCGCCGTTGGCTCTCAGCGGGACGATGGCGGGCGTATCACACGAGCGCATTGATGTTGCAGGCTTAACGCTGCCGGAAGTTTCGCGCAAGCGCCGGGGTAGGGCCATGGCGATTGCCGGCGCCGTCGCGGCGGTGCTCGTCGGCGGCCCAGGTGCCTACATCACCTACAACTACACGGGCCTTGAAGACAGCTGCCAGGACGCCATCAGGATCTACGCAAACAATCAAACGATCAGGATGACCAAGATGTCGGCCGACGCAGCCGCCGATGGCATCGCGCTTTCGACGGTTCTCAAGGAAATTCAGTTTTTGCCAGCTCAGAAAGACGGACTGACTGAGGCATCGATGCGGGCGTCCCTGATTTTTTCGTCGACCGTAGGCAACGGCGCCGTTTCATTCGGTCAGGATAATGCGATGCAGGTGGTCTGCAACGCTACCTTTGGATATCGCTGGAACGCCACGGCTAAAGGCATTGACATCGACGACCTCTGA
- a CDS encoding RICIN domain-containing protein: MDIRQADRTRPVPPAVPASPSWALRARVLAPALALAALIAALLPGQPASAAPPTIPPNYLTAAAGTTVSTSISSAVGLAQLGVTANLSETNAPLQARSTDPGLWERFTFVSQGSGAWAIRSDANNKYVTANLSVASTDAPLQARATTVGSWEKFYVYDNGDATKSLVSEGAHLFVSANYSVTNNPLRARANIVGSWEKFFIPGVPTS, from the coding sequence ATGGATATCCGCCAAGCCGACCGGACCCGTCCCGTACCGCCGGCCGTGCCCGCCTCGCCGTCCTGGGCCTTACGAGCCCGCGTTCTGGCGCCGGCGCTCGCGCTCGCCGCCCTGATCGCCGCGCTGCTGCCCGGACAGCCGGCGTCAGCGGCACCGCCGACCATCCCCCCGAACTACCTGACGGCTGCGGCCGGCACCACCGTGTCGACCTCCATCAGTTCCGCCGTCGGCCTCGCGCAACTCGGTGTCACCGCGAATCTCAGTGAGACCAACGCGCCCCTGCAAGCCCGCTCGACCGACCCCGGACTGTGGGAACGATTCACCTTCGTTTCCCAGGGAAGCGGCGCGTGGGCCATCCGCTCGGACGCCAACAACAAGTATGTGACGGCCAACCTCAGCGTTGCCAGCACGGATGCTCCGCTGCAGGCCCGCGCCACCACCGTCGGCTCGTGGGAGAAGTTCTACGTCTACGACAACGGTGACGCGACGAAGTCCCTCGTCTCGGAGGGGGCCCACCTGTTCGTCAGCGCGAACTACAGCGTGACCAACAACCCGTTGAGGGCTCGGGCCAACATCGTTGGATCATGGGAGAAGTTCTTCATCCCCGGCGTCCCCACCTCCTGA
- a CDS encoding SUKH-4 family immunity protein produces MPEQARAVLREASLPDGFLTIFRKDPDFAQVQSGDRDELTRIGFAREGESICLDGATGEVVLVDDGEVVSVVNASLDAFARSLEFSAGRLPFYSEDGDIDESIEAAEVLAEGLRAIDARATGGFWAEFIADVSNGDHPADD; encoded by the coding sequence GTGCCCGAACAGGCTCGCGCCGTGCTGCGGGAGGCGTCCCTGCCCGACGGCTTCCTGACGATCTTTCGCAAGGATCCGGACTTCGCGCAGGTGCAGTCCGGTGACCGGGACGAGCTGACCAGGATCGGTTTCGCCCGCGAGGGCGAGAGCATCTGCCTCGACGGCGCCACCGGCGAGGTCGTGCTGGTCGACGACGGCGAGGTGGTGAGCGTCGTCAACGCGAGCCTGGACGCGTTCGCGCGCTCGCTGGAGTTCAGCGCCGGGCGGCTGCCGTTCTATTCGGAGGACGGCGACATCGACGAGTCGATCGAGGCCGCCGAGGTGCTCGCGGAGGGGCTGCGGGCGATCGACGCCCGGGCCACGGGTGGCTTCTGGGCCGAGTTCATCGCGGACGTCTCCAACGGGGACCATCCCGCGGACGACTGA
- a CDS encoding pyridoxal-phosphate dependent enzyme, whose product MGNHTEPVLLDRSGTTYPVSDRRWRGDDGSPLMLSPLAGLTPDQIDQGERSLWRYRAVLPVDPGHRVSLGEGLTPLIALAWGGHRVHFKLEWFNPTSSFKDRGVSVMVSHLRAQGADRVLEDSSGNGGAAVAAYAAAAGLRAKIIVPAATSAPKILQARAFGAEIELVGGTRDEVGAEAVRQSARIPYASHNWHPMFLQGTKTIAYEIWESLGFTAPDNVVLVAGAGSQILGCDIAFAELLAAGQIDRLPRLLVGQPEHWATIADTVNGVDRAGRGERAPTVAEGAAIATPVRLPEAVEALRRCGGAAVAVSEEQIQGAVRTLAARGLYAEPTSAVAAATLDHFIADGTVTPDQTTVVVLTGSGLKSADKMADLIPA is encoded by the coding sequence ATGGGGAACCACACCGAACCGGTGCTGCTGGACCGGAGCGGCACCACCTACCCGGTCAGCGACCGGCGCTGGCGCGGCGACGACGGCAGCCCGCTCATGCTGTCACCCCTTGCCGGGCTGACGCCGGATCAGATCGACCAGGGCGAGCGGTCACTGTGGCGCTACCGGGCCGTCCTGCCCGTCGATCCTGGTCACCGCGTGAGTCTCGGCGAGGGCCTCACCCCGTTGATCGCGCTGGCGTGGGGTGGGCACCGGGTGCACTTCAAGCTGGAGTGGTTCAACCCCACGTCGTCGTTCAAGGACCGCGGCGTGTCGGTGATGGTGTCGCACCTGCGCGCACAGGGCGCCGACCGGGTGCTCGAGGACAGCTCCGGCAACGGCGGTGCCGCGGTCGCCGCCTACGCCGCCGCGGCCGGCCTCCGCGCGAAGATCATCGTGCCGGCGGCGACCAGCGCCCCGAAGATCCTGCAGGCACGGGCCTTCGGCGCGGAGATCGAGCTCGTCGGCGGCACCCGCGACGAGGTCGGCGCCGAGGCCGTCCGGCAGTCGGCGCGGATCCCGTACGCCAGCCACAACTGGCACCCGATGTTCCTCCAGGGCACCAAGACGATCGCGTACGAGATCTGGGAGAGCCTCGGCTTCACCGCCCCGGACAACGTGGTGCTCGTCGCCGGCGCCGGCAGCCAGATCCTCGGCTGCGACATCGCCTTCGCCGAGCTGCTCGCCGCCGGACAGATCGACCGGCTGCCCCGGCTGCTCGTCGGGCAGCCCGAGCACTGGGCCACCATCGCCGACACCGTCAACGGCGTCGACCGGGCCGGGCGCGGCGAGCGCGCGCCGACCGTCGCCGAAGGGGCGGCCATCGCCACCCCGGTACGGCTGCCGGAGGCCGTCGAGGCCCTGCGTCGCTGCGGCGGCGCGGCCGTCGCCGTTTCCGAGGAGCAGATCCAGGGTGCGGTCCGCACCCTGGCCGCCCGCGGCCTGTACGCCGAGCCGACCAGCGCCGTCGCGGCCGCCACGCTCGACCACTTCATCGCCGACGGCACGGTCACTCCCGATCAGACGACCGTCGTCGTGCTCACCGGCTCAGGACTCAAGTCGGCCGACAAGATGGCCGACCTGATTCCGGCCTGA